The Rhizorhabdus dicambivorans genome contains the following window.
GGCGAGCGCCATGATTATCAGGATGAGTTGAGAACGATTCGCAACAATCTACGATTAGAATGGATCGCCTATGACACTTTATCCGCCGGCAAAGTGTCATAGCTGACAACCCGTCTGCGGCCGCCGATTTGGGATTCACATTGATCCTGCTTTGTGCTTGATTCCATCATGTTATGTTTCATGCAGGCAAGCCTCTTGAACCCTCCATTGGCTGTGATGTCGCGGCCGTGCTCGAGACGCTGGCGACCGTATCGAGCCGGCCCCGTTATGCCTTCATGCTGCTCAACCTGATCGCCCAGGTGGCGGGGCCAGATGGAAGCGCCGGTCCCTGGGTCAGGCGGAACGATGGGCTCGTTTCCCTGCGCGATTGGCTATGCGACGCATTGACCCCGATGGCCCAGCGTGGTCCGCGCAGCATTACGCTGGCCGAGCGGGTCGAGAGCGACCTCGCTAGAAACGGACTGCTCCCCGGCGATCCGGAGAAAAGGCGCGGCGTGATCGCGGAGGAAATGCGGGCACGCATTCGCACAGCCGGCAAGAGTAATCTCAGTCGCGCCGTTTCCGAACTGGTGAATGCAGGCCTGCTCCGCCGACATTATCAGGGCTATCGCGTCGACCATCGGAACCGTGGCGGCCAGCGCCACGCCGTCTATACCTTGATCGGCGATGCTCTGCGTCTAGTGCCGGGCATCAGCTCCACACCGAATCTGCCCGTGCAAGGCGAACTTGCCCTCCCAAGATGATTGCGCAGTCGAACCGGGATTGCTGCAGTAGTGTGCTGTGAGGTCGGGTAACGATGTCCGAATAATAAGGCCAGTCAGAACGTCAGCATTGACCTTGCCGGCAATTACATCAGCCATTCCCGTCAAGGATCGCCATGGCCTTCTTCGACGCGAATGGATTGTCAGATTCGGAATGAAGCCGGGCACGCGAGCCATATAATCGCGGTAAACCTCGCCGAAGTTGGCTAGCGCCTCCTTTTCCTCATGCCGAGCCAGCCGAATATACATCACGACGAGCACCGGAAACATAGCAAGGGTCAAAAGGGTCGGCCATTGTAGCAAAAAGCCGAGCATGACGAGAATGAAGCCGACATATTGCGGGTGCCGGATCCGGGCATAAATCCCAGTAAGGGCCAATTGGTGTTTGCGCTGACTCAAGTGAAGGGCCGTCCATGCAACCGAGATCAGCCAGTAACCCACGCCGATCAGCACAAAGCTGGCGATGTGGAATGGACCGTAATGGGGATTAACTCGCCAGCCGAACATCATCTCCAGGAGATGTCCAGCATCGTGGCTCCACCAGTCGACAGCGGGGAAATACGACTGGAGCCACCCCGAAAGCACGAAGATCGTGAGCGGGAAGCCATACATTTCCGCGAAGAGCGCTATGATGAAAGCGCTGAACGCCCCCAAACTGCGCCAGTCTCGTTTAGTTGCCGGCTTGAAGAAGCTGAACGCAAAGAGGATGAAAACGGCGGCGTTAACCAGCGCGAGCCCCCACAGACCATAGCCATAGTCGGCGTGCGTCATCGCGACTCTCCTTCGATGCGGCCGTTGGGATTGGCCGGTAAGCCGGCGGGTGCCTGACCGGGCTCATGGCCATGCTGATGCCCACCATGGCCGCGGTGCATGAACAGGTGCATGAGCGGGCAGGCGAGCAGGATGAGATAGGGCAGCACACCCAGGAAGTGCGCGGTATGCTCGGTGAGGAGGAAGAAGCTAGCGACGAGCAGGAAGCCGATCAGAACGATCTTGCCGCGCTTGCGCATGCGATGGTCATGTTCGCCCATATGCCGTCCTCTTCTGGTCAACGTCCGGGCAGCATAGGCTCGAGTCCAAGGAGCAAGGTATAAGTAGAGACCGAAGTCCCCCGGGCATCGCGCAGGCATGGGTAAGGCGATCGATGGGATCGGCCATCGGCGTTCGGGCGACGCAGCTGTCGGGGAGCAGCAGTCGTGCTGCGGATTTTGCGTATAGGCGTGCGGCGTCCGCGAACCAATGCTGCGCTCACGAACATAATCGTGAGAGGCAGGCCCGCGTCCATGCAAAAGAGAAAGAAACGGCACCATTCCCGCGTGACCATCTTCGAGCGTGAAGCAAGGATCGATCTGGCCAAGCGCCCGGCCGATGGTCTCGGCGTTGCCTTTCTCGGCGCATCGGGAACGGTCACAGGGTCGCGTTATCTGGTGGACGATGGTGAAACTCAGATCGTGGTCGATTCCGGCCTGTTTCAGGGACCCAGGGATCTGCGCCGCCTTAATTGGGCATCGATCCCACCCGAAGTCGCGGATGTCGGCCAGGTGCTGCTGACCCACGCCCATCTCGATCACTCGGGCGCACTACCGCGCATGGCGCGCCTGGGCTGGGACGGGACCGTCCTTGCCACGCGGGCGACCGCGGCCCTGTGCGAGCTCCTTCTTCCCGACAGCGGCCATCTGCAGGAAAAGGATGCGGAGTTCGCCAACCAGCACGGCTTCTCCAGGCACCAGCCGGCGCTGCCCCTCTACACCCAGGCCGACGCGCGTCTGGCATTGCAGCTCTTCCGCCCGATCGAGTTCGGAGCGTGGCATGCAGTCACGGACGGCATCAGGGTGCGCTACCATCGCGCCGGCCACATCCTCGGCGCGGCGTCGATCGAGATCGACTGGAAGGGGCGGACAATCCTCTTCTCAGGCGACATCGGCCGTTACGGCGATGCGGTGATGAAGGATCCCGAGCCGCCCGCGCGCGCCGACTATGTCCTAGTGGAATCGACCTATGGCGATCGGCGCCACGAGCAGGTCGATCCGACAAAGACGCTTGGAGATCATGTCGAACGATGCGTCGAGAGAGGCGGGACGGTGGTGATTCCGGCCTTCGCCGTGGGACGGGTTCAGTCGCTTCTCTATCATTTCTCGCGTCTGCGCGCGCAGGGACGCCTCCGCGACATCCCGATCTTCCTCGACAGCCCGATGGCGATCAACGCGAGCGGGCTGATGTGCGATTTCATGGACGAGCATCGCCTGGCCCGCGCCGAGTGCGAAGCGGCGTGCAGCGTCGCGCACTATGTGCGCGAAGTGGAGGAATCCAAGGAACTCACCGCCAACCCCGCTCCCAAGGTCATCATCTCGGCCAGTGGAATGGCAACGGGCGGCCGCGTGCTCCACCATCTCAAGCGCTTCGCGCCGGATGGGAAGAACCTCATCCTCTTCTCAGGCTTCCAGGCGGCGGGCACCCGCGGCGCCGCCATGATCGGGGGCGCCCGGACGATCAAGATCCACGGCGAGTATATCCCGGTCGAAGCCGATGTCGCCAACCTGACGATGCTTTCGGCGCATGCCGACAGCGACGAGCTCATGCGCTGGCTCGGGTCGCTGCAAGAGCCCCCGCGCCATGTCTATGTCACGCATGGCGAGCCGACCGGCGCCCAGGTCCTGGCGAAGCGTGTCTCGGAGGATCTGGGCTGGGCATGCAGCGTACCGGCGCTGGGTAGCTGGGGCATGCTCGCGTGAAGCCCGGGATCATCGAGGACGCCGAAGTAGAGCCTGTCGCGACGACGCTGCGGGCACACCGCCTCGGCCTGTCGGCTGCCGGAGGTGATCTGATCGCGGTCATGCGCCAAGACTGTCCCGTCTGCCGCTCGGAAGGTCTCGCGTCGCGCGCGCAGGTCGCGCTGCACGCCGGCGGGCGGGAAATCGTCGTCTCGCTGCTGCACAGTTCCGCGGAGGCTCCAGCGCCCGGCGAGATCGGCCTGTCCGAATCCGCATGGCGGCTGCTCGGCGTCAGCGAGGGCGATCCGGTCGAGATCGCGCACGCCCAGCCTCTCGCCTCGCTCGCCGAAGTGCGTCGGCGCATCTATGGCAATCGTCTCAGTGAAGGGGCTTTTTCAGCGATCATGACCGACATCGCCGAGCGACGCTATAGCGATGTCCATCTCTCGGCGTTCATCACGGCATGCTCAGCGGTCCCGCTCGATACGGACGAAACGATCAGCCTGACCAGGGCGATGGTCGATGTCGGCGAGCGATTGCAGTGGTCCGGAGCGGTCATCGTCGACAAGCATAGCGTCGGTGGATTGCCGGGCAATCGCACCACGCCGATCATCGTCTCGATCATGGCCGCGGAGGGCCTGATCATGCCCAAGACATCGTCGCGGGCGATCACCTCGCCGGCCGGCACGGCGGACACGATGGAGGTGCTTGCACCTGTCGACCTCGACGTTTCCGCCATCCGCAAGGTGGTCGAGCGCGAAGGCGGCTGCATCGCCTGGGGCGGCGCCGTCAATCTCAGCCCGGCCGACGATGTGATCATCGGCGTTGAACGAGTGCTCGATATCGATGCCGTAGGGCAGATGGTCGCCTCGGTGCTGTCCAAGAAAATCGCGGCCGGTGCGACCCATCTGGTCATCGATATCCCGGTCGGGCCGACCGCCAAGGTACGCGGAACCGATGCCGCCGATACGCTCGAGCGCGCGCTGAGCTCGGTCGCCCAAGCCTTCGGGCTTCGCACGCGCGTGATGCGCGGCCCCGGCGCGGAGCCGATCGGACGGGGCATCGGCCCGGCGCTCGAGGCGCAGGATATCCTTGCCGTCCTCCAGGGGCAGCCGGGCGCCGAGGATCTCGCCCACCGGGCCTGCGAGCTGGCGGGAGGACTGCTTGAGCTCGCTGACGCGGCCCCGGCCGGCGAAGGCTATGCGCGTGCGCGGGCGTGTCTCGAAAGCGGCGGGGCCTGGGCCAAGTTCCAACGTATCTGCGAAGCGCAGGGCGGCATGCGGGCTCCACCGGTCGCCCGGTTTCAGCAGGATATGATCGCTCCCTATAGCGGCCGCCTGGTGAGTATCGACAATCGCAAGCTCGCGACGGTCGCGAAGCTCGCCGGCGCGCCGGTGGCCAAGGCCGCTGGCGTCGCACTGCAGTGTCGGCTGAACCAGATGGTGGATGCCGGGGCTCCCTTGTGTAGCATTCATGCCGAGAGCCCGGGCGAGCTCGACTATGCGGCGGCCTATGCCGTGAGCGACGGGCCGATCTTCGGGATTGAAGCGCTATGAACCGTCCCGTCCTGTTCGCGCTGCCTGGCAGCGAGGCCCTGGCACAGCCGCTATCCGCCGCGCTCGATGCAGAGGTCGGCACGATCGAGCATCGTCAGTTTCCTGACGGGGAAACCTATCTCAGGGTCGGAAACGACGTCAGCGACCGCGAGGTCATCCTGCTGTCCAGTCTCGATCATCCGGACGCCAAGCTGTTGCCGCTGCTGTTCGCAGCCGACACCGCGCGCGATCTTGGCGCTCGCAGGATCGGGCTCGTCGCCCCTTACCTCGCTTACATGCGCCAGGACATACGCTTCCATGCCGGCGAGGCGGTGACGTCGCGAACCTTTGCTGCGATCCTGTCTCGCCATCTCGACTGGCTGGTGACGGTCGATCCGCATCTCCATCGCTACCATGAATTGTCGGAAATCTACCGCATCCCAACCCAGGTTGTTCATGCCGCGCCGTTTTTGGCCTCGTGGATCAAGCGCAATGTCGCTCGCCCGCTGATCATCGGTCCGGACCTGGAAAGCGAACAGTGGGTCTCGCAGGTGGCGGCCGATGCCGATGCTCCGTTTCTCGTGTGCGAGAAAATCCGATCCGGCGACCGTCACGTCACCATCTCGATTCCGAATGCCCCAGCGTTTCTCGATCGCCAGCCGGTGCTGGTCGACGATATCGCCTCATCCGGTCGGACCCTCACCGAGGCGGCGCGCCAACTGGTCGGCATGGGGTTCGCGCGACCGGATTGCGTGGTCGTGCATCCGCTTTTTGCCGGCGATGCAGCGCAGGTTCTGGGTGGGCTTGTCGAAAGGATCGTCAGCACGAACGCGGTTGCACATGCGTCGAATGATATAGACGTCATGCCAGCGATCGCGGAGGCCGTTCGCCACCGGATTGAATGGCGTGCTGCGCGTCAGTTCTAAGACGGAAATGAACGCCCGGCAAACGCTGTGCGCGTCCTCATCCATTGACCCTAAACGAGTCCGAACCAATCTCCTGAGATCTCCCTTTCGGAGAAAATCGCGGCAGGGAAGGAGGATATGTCGTGTCGCACACACGCTCGTTCATCGATCCCCTCGACGTTGCTGGGCACCTGAAGCTTGAGCCCGAAGTAAAGCGCGCCACCCTGCTATCCTGGGCGTCCGATCGCGCAGCCGTCAAGGGCCAACCCGCCCCCTCGCCCGCCGGGCGCCAGTAACCCGCTGCCGGTCGACGATGTGATGGAAGCGTAGCGATGGCTCGATCGCGCCGAGGGCGGCGCGGGCAACTCGCATGCATCGTCCGGAGCAGAGACCCGGCAATGAGCCGCAGCGACCGCGGCATTGGTGTGAGCGGAGTAGCCGAACCCTCACAGTTTCGCTGTCCTTCGCCGTTTTGCCTCGCCAAATTTTTACTCTTGACCTGGGACCATAGTCCAACGTGCAGAGAAGTATCCCTTGAAGCGCTGCCCTCGCGGCACTGCGTATTGATCGATCTCGGGGGCTATGGGGAACAAGCGCGTCGTGCATATCGTCGATGACGAAGAGACAATACGAAAAGCACTAAGTTTCACGTTGCGGACCGCAGGGTTTGCCGTAGAAGCCTACGCTTGTCAACGCCGGGATAAAAACGGGCCAGGCACCGGTTTAAAATGGGGCCAGTTGGTTTGAACAAAAAGCCCCAAGGTTGAGGCTGGGCAGCATCGGCAGCGGGGAAGCGGCTGGAGCGGAGCGGAAGCCGATTTCCCGCTGCCGATGGCCGCCCGTTCTTAGGTCATTTATCCTCCCCCTTGTCCTTCTGGCGCTTGCGGCTGCTGGCGAGACGGAAGCTGTCACCATTCATCTCGAGAATGTGGACGTGGTGTGTCAGCCGGTCGAGCAGGGCGCCGGTCAGGCGTTCGGAGCCGAACACCGATGTCCATTCATCGAAGGGCAGATTGCTGGTGATCAGCGTGCTGCCGCGTTCATAGCGCTGGCTGAGTACCTCGAACAGCAACTCGCCGCCCACGGCGGTGAATGGTACATATCCCAACTCGTCGAGGATCAGCAGCTTTACAGATGCCAGATGCTTTTGCAGGCTGCGCAAGCGACGCTCGTCGCGAGCCTCCATCAGGTCATGGACCAACGCCGCGGCCGTTGTGAAGGCCACGCTGTGCCCTTTCTGGCACGCAGCCAGTCCTAGCGCGAGGGCGGTGTGGGTCTTACCGGTGCCGCTGGGGCCCAGCGCAATGACATTACGCCGCCGCTCGATCCATTCACCGCGCGCCAGTTCCAGAACCAAGGCCTTGTTCAGTGATGGCTGGGCTGCAAAGTCGAAGGTGTCAAAGCTCTTGGTGTGCGGGAAGCGAGCCATGCGGATACGGCGCTCCACCATCCGGCGCTCGCGATCAATCCGTTCAAGTTCGCACAGGCGCAGCAGATAGCGGGGGTAATCGGCCCGATCCTGCGCGGCCTCGAAGGCGACCTTCTCATACTCGCGCACAAAGGTGGGCAGCTTGAGCGCTTTGAGATGGTTGGCCAGTAGTACAGCGGGCGGCACGCTGGTGGGTTCGGCCTCGATGGCTGGCAGCGGCATCATGGGATCACTCATGCTGCCACTCCCGTCGCTGGAGTGCCTGCCTGCGAGAGCAGGCCCATGTAGGTGCGCGGATCGGTACGCCCGACATTCGCGCGCGGCAAATGCGGGTAAAATTGCAGATCGAGGCGCGGCACACGCTGTTCGAGGCGGGCCAGCGCGATCATCTTGATCGCATCGAAGCTGATTGCCCCCATCTCCAGCGCGCGGGCCACTGCCCATTCCACCAGGGACTGCTCGAAGCGTTCGCATAGCCGCAGCACCTGGATGAACTCGCGCCGTCCCTCTTTGCCGCTGCGCGCCTCCATCAGTCGTCGGATGCGATGCATCGGTTCAGCCAGCACCCAGCCATCGAGCGGCGCTGCCTGATCAAGCGCGCGGGGTTTCTGTTCTAACAGCGCCAGATAGTGCAGCGGGTTGGCAATGAAGTCCTCCCGCTCATAGCTGCGCGGATGCACTGCGATCAGCTCCCCGCCACAGATGATCGCAACCCGATCGACATAGCCTTTGATTACGACCTCCTGGTGGGCATAGGCCGTCGGCACCGAATAATCATTGGTACGATAGCGCACCAGCGACATCGACGAGGCCCGCCCCGTCACCATATGGCAGGGATCGAACGGCACCGCCGGTAGCGGCATAAAGGCCGCCAGATCAGCCACCAGCCTGTCACCGATGCTGCGCTCATGCCCGCGCAAGATGGCCTGTCGTCGCTCCATGCATTGTTCGACAAAGCGCGCGTTCAGCGCATCAAAGCTGGGCGCCTCTGGCCTCGGCACCATGAAGTGGCGCCGGGAATAACCGACCAGCCCCTCGACCTTGCCCTTGTCGTTACCCTTGCCGGGGCGCCCGAATTTGTCTTCGAACAGGTAATGGCTCTGGAGGGTCGAGAACATCCGGCTGCGCTCGCGCTTCCCGTCGCCCAGGATCTGCGCCACTGCCAGCTTGGTGTTGTCATACAGGATCGACTGCGGGATGCCGCCGAAGAAGGCAAAGGCCGCCACGTGCCCTTCGCAAAATGCCTCAGCCACCTCGGCAGGATAGGCTTTAACGAACGGCGCATCGCTGTGCGGCAGGTCCATGCAGAAATAGTGGAACCGCACCAACTTGCCGTCGATGATCCCGTCCGCCTCACCAAAATCCACCTGCGCATGCCCCGGCTTGTGGCTCAATGGTATGAACACCTCGCGGCTGCGCAACTTGGCGCCCGCCACATAGTCGCGAACAATGGTGATGCCGCCGGTGAAGCCATGTTCATCGCGCAGACGCTCGAAAATACGCGCGGCAGTGTGTCGCTGTTTGATGTGAACCTTGCGGTCATCCACCAGGATTTGGTCAATGATGTCGGTAAATCCGGACAGCTTGCGGCTGTAGGTTTGCCCGCTCCGGCCGTGCGCTGCTGGCTCTGGAAAGCACAGCATCTTGTCGACGGTCTTGCGATTGATCCCAAAATACCGGGCGGCAGCGCGACGGCTCATCCCGTCAATCAGCACGGCGCGGCGGACCTTCTGATAAAGCTCCACTCTCTTCATCCTCCACCTCCGCCCAAAAACGGAGGTCTAGCAGGACTGGCCCCTTTTTAATCCGGTGAGACTGGCCGATCCGTGGCCCCTTTTATTCCCGGTGTTCTCACCCGTGTTCGAAAGGGGGATTGTCCGTTGGAAATGAACCCAAATAGCTGAGAAGCGCACCTTTCTCCCACGTTCCAGGCTGTGAGGACTGAAACTTCCACCATGGGCAATCCTGCCCATGGAATGGAGGTAAGAATGCGTTCTCTGTCCGCTTTGAAATCCGTCACGGGAGCCGCTGCGCTGGCGGTTGCTGCGATTGCAGCCCCCGTGCTGGCCGCGCCGTCCTATCAAGAGGTCGAATGCACCGGCTCCGCCAAGCTGGTGGAGCATTCATTCATGGGGAGCAAGGAACAGGGCGGGACCATGCCGCTCCGCTTTACCGCCCGACTGTGGAACACTCGCAATGCCGTGACGATCATGCCGTCCGGCTTCGCGATTCTGCCTGCTGGCGAATATGCGTTACCGCCGGGTCTGGAGTCGCTGAGCGTCCCGTTCACAGACGATCAGGGCGTCAAGCGGACGCTTCGCTTTGCAATCACGGATACCGAGTTCAAAGGCTACGCCGTCCTTCGCGAGGTGCAGCCCAATGAGAGCGGCGGTGCAAAAGTCGGCCACGGTAGCGGCGGAATAAACCAGCCGCGGGCGGAGTAAAATCCGGCCACCTATTTCCTTTCTGCAATGACGGCAGGAGGGACAGGGGATCTACACCGTGGAACTATATCTGAAGGTTCGCCTGGCTGTCTCCGAAGGGATGACGCAGCGCCAGGCAGCAAAGCATTTCAACATATCTCGCGACAGCGTCGCCAAGATGGTGTCGTATTCGATACCGCCCGGCTATCAGCGGCGATCACCGATCCGGCGGCCGAAGCTGGATGCGTTCGTTTCGACGATCGAGCATTGGCTCGACGAGGATATGAAGGTGCCGCGCAAGCAGCGGCATACTGCCAAGCGGGTGTTCGACCGGCTGCGCGACGAATGCGGGTTCACCGGCGGCTACACGATCATCAAGGACTACATGCGCGAGCGGGATCAGCGCCGCCGGGAGGTGTTCGTGCCGCTGTCGCATCCTCCCGGCCATGCGCAGGCCGACTTTGGCGAGGCGACTGTGGTGATCGGCGGCGTCGAGCAGAAGGCGCGCTTCTTCGTGCTCGATCTTCCGCATAGCGACGGCTGCTACGTGCGGGCCTATCCGGCGGCGGTGGCCGAGGCCTGGGTCGACGGCCACATCCATGCGTTTGCCTTCTTCGGAGGCGTGCCGCAGTCGATCGTATACGACAACGACCGTTGCCTTGTGGCGAAGATCCTGCCCGACGGCACGCGCAAGCGGGCAGCGCTGTTCAGCGGTTTTTTGTCCCACTACCTGATCCGCGATCGCTATGGCCGTCCGGGAAAGGGTAATGACAAGGGGAATGTGGAGGGTCTTGTCGGATATGCCCGGCGCAACTTTATGGTGCCGATCCCGCAGTTTGCGACATGGGATGCGTTCAACGATTTTCTGGAGGAGCAGTGCCGAAAGCGCCAGCGCGATAAGCTACGCGGCGAGAACGAGACGATCGGCGAACGGCTGCAGCGCGATCTTGCCGCCATGCGTCCCTTGCCGGCGTCGCCGTTTGATGCCTGCGACCAGACCAGCGCTGTTGTGACAGCCCAATCGCTGGTGCGCTACAAAACGAACGACTATTCCGTGCCGGTTGCCTACGGTCATCAAGACGTCTGGGTCCGGGGCTATGTCGATCAGGTGGTGATCGGTTGCCGTGGTGAGATCATCGCCCGCCATCCCCGGAGCTGGGAACGGGAAGACATCGTCTTCGACCCCGTCCATTACCTGCCGCTGATCGAGCAGAAGATCAATGCGCTGGATCAGGCAGCTCCATTGCAGGGCTGGGATCTGCCGGACGAGTTCGCCACGCTGCGCCGTTTGATGGAAGGCCGCATGGCAAAGCATGGCCGGCGGGAATACGTCCAGGTTCTCCGTCTGCTGGAAAGCTTCGAGCTTGCCGACCTGCATGCGGCGGTAAGGCAGGCCCTTCAGCTCGGCGCGATCGGCTTCGATGCGGTCAAGCATCTGATCCTGTGCCGCGTAGAACGCCGACCGCCGCGATTGGACCTGTCGATCTATCCGTACCTTCCGAGGGCGACGGTCGAGAAGACCTCGGCGAAGGCGTATATGCGCCTCCTGTCGTCTGATGCGGGAGAGGCGGCATGAGCACCGAAGCACCTGACATCCTGCTCGCCCACTATCTCAAGACCCTCAAGCTGCCGACCTTCCAGCGCGAGCACCAAAAGCTGGCCCGACTCTGCGCAACCGAGGACGTCGATCACGTCGGCTACCTCTTCCGGCTTGCCGAGCGGGAGATGATCGAGCGCGATCGCCGCAAGGTCGAACGGCGGATCAAGGCGGCCAAATTCCCGGTCGTCAAAAGCCTCGACAGCTTCGACTTTGCCGCCATCCCCAAGCTCAACAAGATACAGGTGCTGGAACTGGCCAGATGTGAATGGATCGAGCGCCGCGAGAACGTCATCGCTCTCGGTCCCAGCGGCACGGGCAAGACGCATGTCGCGCTCGGCCTCGGCCTGGTCGCCTGCCAGAAAGGCTTATCCGTCGGCTTCACCACGGCGGCGGCCCTGGTCAGCGAGATGATGGAGGCTCGAGACGAGCGGCGTCTGCTCCGCTTCCAGAAGCAGATGGCCGCCTACAAGCTGCTGATCATCGACGAACTGGGCTTCGTGCCGCTCTCCAAGACCGGTGCGGAATTGCTGTTCGAGCTGATCTCCCAGCGTTACGAGCGCGGTGCCACCCTGATCACCAGCAATCTGCCTTTCGATGAATGGACCGAAACCTTGGGATCAGAACGACTGACCGGCGCACTGCTCGATCGCATCACCCACCACGTCAACATTCTCGAAATGAACGGCGACAGCTATCGTCTCGCCCAAAGCCGCGCCCGAAAGGCTGGCTGAAACCTTTCAAAAAAATCGCCGCGCCCGGCTGAGACCCCGCTCGGGCTACGCCCTCACGGCGGTCTCAGCCGGGCGCAAGGGTGGCCGACTTTTGCTCCGCCCGGTGGCCGGAAATTGCTCCGCCGTTGACATTCTTGCGGCATCGATATATTTCGATATGAATGCATTTAATTCGATATCGATATTAATCGAATAATCGGCACAGGGAGAGGTCGCATGAAGACATCCGTTCGAGGATCATTGGCGATGGCGAGTGCTGCGGCACTGGGCATGGCGCTGGTTTCGCCGGCTTACGCGCAGGCTGCGGACCCGAATCCGGACGGCATCCAGGACATCGTCGTCTATGCCCAGAAGAAGGCGCGCGGCGAGCAGCTCCAGAAAGTGCCGATGGCGATCAGCGCGATCGATTCCAAGACGATCGAGGCCTCGCACGCGATCGACATCCGCGACATCGGACGCCTCGTCCCCAACGCCCAGCTCGACGGGGTCGGCACCTTCCCCGGCTTCGCCAACTTCTTCATGCGCGGCGTCGGCGTGAGTAGCAGCGTCAGGTCGCTCGACCCGGCGGTCAACATCATCCAGGACGGGATGGTCATCGGCTACCAGGCGGGCGCCGTGCTGGACACGTTCGACACCGAGGGGGTGGAGGTGCTGCGTGGTCCGCAGGGCGTGCTGTTCGGCCGCAACGCATCGGGCGGTGCCGTCAGCCTGCGCAGCAAGCGCCCCACCGGCAAGAGCGAAGCGACGTTCAAGGTCACCCTGGGCAATGCGAACACGGTCGAGACCCGGACCGGGCTGGAGACCGCCATCGTCGAGGACAAGGTCTTCGCGCGCCTCGCGGTGCTGACCCGCAACAATGACGGCTTCTTCCACAACCGGAACAGCGGCACCTTCGTGACCGTCCCGGCCGCGACCAACGCCAACCCCACCGGGGCCGCCGCGGCGCAGCACAAGGAAGGCCGGGTCGGTGGCGCCGACGAGGTGGTCGTCAAGTCGACCTGGGTCTTCAATGTCGCCGAAGCCACGCGGTTCACGCTGCTCGGCCAGTATATCAATTTCAAGGACGGCGGCGGCGCGACCCGTTCCTTCTTCGTTCCCGGCAGCCCTCAGCGGCAGCAGCAGACCCTGTGGGGCTATACGC
Protein-coding sequences here:
- a CDS encoding DUF2933 domain-containing protein, producing MGEHDHRMRKRGKIVLIGFLLVASFFLLTEHTAHFLGVLPYLILLACPLMHLFMHRGHGGHQHGHEPGQAPAGLPANPNGRIEGESR
- a CDS encoding MBL fold metallo-hydrolase RNA specificity domain-containing protein, which produces MQKRKKRHHSRVTIFEREARIDLAKRPADGLGVAFLGASGTVTGSRYLVDDGETQIVVDSGLFQGPRDLRRLNWASIPPEVADVGQVLLTHAHLDHSGALPRMARLGWDGTVLATRATAALCELLLPDSGHLQEKDAEFANQHGFSRHQPALPLYTQADARLALQLFRPIEFGAWHAVTDGIRVRYHRAGHILGAASIEIDWKGRTILFSGDIGRYGDAVMKDPEPPARADYVLVESTYGDRRHEQVDPTKTLGDHVERCVERGGTVVIPAFAVGRVQSLLYHFSRLRAQGRLRDIPIFLDSPMAINASGLMCDFMDEHRLARAECEAACSVAHYVREVEESKELTANPAPKVIISASGMATGGRVLHHLKRFAPDGKNLILFSGFQAAGTRGAAMIGGARTIKIHGEYIPVEADVANLTMLSAHADSDELMRWLGSLQEPPRHVYVTHGEPTGAQVLAKRVSEDLGWACSVPALGSWGMLA
- a CDS encoding thymidine phosphorylase family protein produces the protein MKPGIIEDAEVEPVATTLRAHRLGLSAAGGDLIAVMRQDCPVCRSEGLASRAQVALHAGGREIVVSLLHSSAEAPAPGEIGLSESAWRLLGVSEGDPVEIAHAQPLASLAEVRRRIYGNRLSEGAFSAIMTDIAERRYSDVHLSAFITACSAVPLDTDETISLTRAMVDVGERLQWSGAVIVDKHSVGGLPGNRTTPIIVSIMAAEGLIMPKTSSRAITSPAGTADTMEVLAPVDLDVSAIRKVVEREGGCIAWGGAVNLSPADDVIIGVERVLDIDAVGQMVASVLSKKIAAGATHLVIDIPVGPTAKVRGTDAADTLERALSSVAQAFGLRTRVMRGPGAEPIGRGIGPALEAQDILAVLQGQPGAEDLAHRACELAGGLLELADAAPAGEGYARARACLESGGAWAKFQRICEAQGGMRAPPVARFQQDMIAPYSGRLVSIDNRKLATVAKLAGAPVAKAAGVALQCRLNQMVDAGAPLCSIHAESPGELDYAAAYAVSDGPIFGIEAL
- a CDS encoding ribose-phosphate pyrophosphokinase — its product is MNRPVLFALPGSEALAQPLSAALDAEVGTIEHRQFPDGETYLRVGNDVSDREVILLSSLDHPDAKLLPLLFAADTARDLGARRIGLVAPYLAYMRQDIRFHAGEAVTSRTFAAILSRHLDWLVTVDPHLHRYHELSEIYRIPTQVVHAAPFLASWIKRNVARPLIIGPDLESEQWVSQVAADADAPFLVCEKIRSGDRHVTISIPNAPAFLDRQPVLVDDIASSGRTLTEAARQLVGMGFARPDCVVVHPLFAGDAAQVLGGLVERIVSTNAVAHASNDIDVMPAIAEAVRHRIEWRAARQF
- the istB gene encoding IS21-like element helper ATPase IstB, with product MPLPAIEAEPTSVPPAVLLANHLKALKLPTFVREYEKVAFEAAQDRADYPRYLLRLCELERIDRERRMVERRIRMARFPHTKSFDTFDFAAQPSLNKALVLELARGEWIERRRNVIALGPSGTGKTHTALALGLAACQKGHSVAFTTAAALVHDLMEARDERRLRSLQKHLASVKLLILDELGYVPFTAVGGELLFEVLSQRYERGSTLITSNLPFDEWTSVFGSERLTGALLDRLTHHVHILEMNGDSFRLASSRKRQKDKGEDK